In Sorghum bicolor cultivar BTx623 chromosome 10, Sorghum_bicolor_NCBIv3, whole genome shotgun sequence, one genomic interval encodes:
- the LOC8079315 gene encoding uncharacterized protein LOC8079315: MADFSWLTVLGFLFLTFNSGMAIYRSNGDAGSVTFVVVSYLDLLALFACLRYYEQLDRHSPKRATVKAGVWSLTTLLTVMFSYKVAEIMPLPVKILVWSMAAATSCGGFYAFFVHDEKPVLPAAAPPAAAVKEADSN, encoded by the coding sequence ATGGCCGACTTCTCTTGGCTCACGGTGCTTGGCTTCCTCTTCCTCACCTTCAACTCCGGCATGGCGATTTATCGCTCCAACGGCGACGCTGGCTCCGTCACCTTCGTCGTGGTATCTTACCTCGACCTGCTGGCCCTCTTCGCCTGCCTGCGCTACTACGAGCAGTTGGATCGCCACTCCCCCAAGCGCGCGACGGTCAAGGCTGGGGTTTGGAGCCTCACGACGCTCCTTACGGTCATGTTCAGCTACAAAGTCGCTGAGATTATGCCCCTGCCCGTCAAAATTCTTGTCTGGTCGATGGCAGCGGCTACCTCCTGTGGCGGCTTCTACGCTTTCTTCGTCCACGACGAGAAGCCTGTCctgccagcggcggcgccaccggcCGCCGCGGTCAAGGAAGCAGACTCCAACTAA